In the genome of Apodemus sylvaticus chromosome 2, mApoSyl1.1, whole genome shotgun sequence, one region contains:
- the LOC127677810 gene encoding disks large homolog 5-like — protein MNTSCHATILSKKQAKKEEKMLTRELQLVTQERNELRDRLMYVTEGAMNKRPYYTPNPFYEKLKLKEKEIMSFLQNLEMENIEARQKFEEHKKEINFYRNLESCLLIQKDIMNKRLAELKQENKEVHADWTIIQQYLIDLNLNDKFEKEKARILQDQQHQVSKTVAKAEISTAQEEGLLQNELPPQEPPAELHSQQPKNSLEESSST, from the exons ATGAACACATCATGTCATGCAACAATcctaagcaagaagcaggccaagaaggaagagaagatgctgaccagagagctgcagctcgttacccaagagagaaatgagctgagagATCGCCTGATGtatgtcacagagggagccatgaatAAGAG GCCCTACTATACACCAAATCCattctatgaaaaattgaagttaaaggagaaggagatcATGTCATTTCTACAAAACTTAGAGATGGAGAACATTGAGGCCCGACAGAAATtcgaggaacacaagaaggagaTCAACTTCTATCG GAACCTGGAGAGCTGCCTCCTGATACAGAAAGACATTATGAATAAGAGGTTGGCcgaactgaagcaggagaacaaggaagtacatgctgattggaccatcatTCAGCAATACCTGATTGACTTGAATCTGAATGATAAATTCGAAAAGGAGAAGGCCAGAATTCTCCAGGACCAACAACATCAG GTCTCCAAAACTGTAGCAAaagctgaaatttccacagcccaggaagagggcctACTGCAGAATGAGTTGCCACCTCAGGAGCCCCCTGCTGAGCTCCATTCTCAACAGCCAAAAAACTCCTTGGAGGAATCTTCTTCTACATAA